The Pungitius pungitius chromosome 10, fPunPun2.1, whole genome shotgun sequence DNA window AATTATGTCATGTGGTCAATTGGATGAGGCGGGGAAGCCTGGCATCTTTAGAGTGGAGCTCATCTACCGATTACAGGCCCTTTGCCGGTATTCCAGGTGGTAATCTTCCTCTATGTCACCGTTTAACTGACACCTGTCATCATTTAAGTCCTCATGGTTTTGCTTTTCTTCCCAGTTTAGAAATCTTCAGTTCAGACCTGTAACATGATTGTTCCGTGTTACTGTTTTCAGgagtgagaaaagaaagagactcTTGAATTCGGAAAGTGACCTGACTGAGGACTACCCCAAGGAAAATGACTCGTCAAGGTAAAAGATGAGCTCAGAATGGGCTTTAGTGGTCCTTTGATGCCCATGGAATGGCCTGGAACCTTTTGTCAGACTCTGTAAATGGGTTTTTGGtatttctttcctttcatctgGTGAAAACAACTATACCAGAATCTTTAATATCCAGATTCACCAGTTGGTTAACATCCAAATATCTCCTTGTCCTTGTCCATAGCAACAACAAGGCCACTTCAGATCCATCCCGGAAGTTTCTACTAAGTTGCAAAGATAAGCTGAAGCAGGCAGAAGAGAACAGGACCCCGGGTAAACTTCCACGGCTCTGCAGCAACACTATATTTATGTTTCTGCTTATGTATGGCATGTATTTACCACTCAGTGCTCACCACAAACTTTGACAAATGGTTGTTACCTTCGTAACCCGCCATTGGCTTTGGCTTGCCGAAACTGTAATCACAGTTGCCATTATTGGTCATTTTTAGAAGCAATTAAGATGCTCAGCGATAAGATGGCGGCTTAATAAAATACACGTAGcccaaaagaataaaaaacctTACTGTAAACTAGAATGTAAAAAATTTGGAAGAATTAACCTATATATCTAGAATTTATGCTTCATTTGCCCTCAGCTCCACTGGGTTCATCTCCCCTTCAGCCAACGTCGTTCTATGGGAGCCGATCTGTGACTAAGGAATACAGCCAGAGCCACTCTTTCCTGGACAGGTGAGTTTCCGTAGTGGTCggctcaaaccccccccccccccccccccccagaaaactTCTACTTCTCCATCAATTCTCGTGTGTCATGCTAACAGTAGTGTTACACAAATGCACATTAATTAAATAGATATACATTGGCTAGTGAGCACTGAAGCTATTGTGTTTGTCAAAATGAAATTGGATACATTTGAGTTGTACAAGTTGACGCATCAAACCTCTTTGGGTCCAGTGATTCACATCTGTCTAAACTttactattccccccccccaccaccccccaggCCATCCAGTACAGCTCAGAGCAGTGCAGCCAAGAGAAGCCTCGCGCTGCCCAATCACTCCACTCCCTTTAAGAAGGTACGCACCTCTCTGGACTACGGCGGCTGGAACAAGCAGCGGCCCTCCACTCTGGCTCAGCCTCAGCCCCCACTGCAAGGGTAAGAGTTTGTGAGCCTGGGCAGAGACTGGATGTGTAGAGACTGGATTGCAGATAAGGCTGTTTATACAGGAAGAGAAATGTCTCCCAAAGGCCATATTTTCATTAACGATTTAAACCAAACTATTCACACCTAAGGCCTGGAAGGAGATCTAAAATCCAAGGCCTTAAATCATTAGATTTTTTTCACCCCACAGGTTTTCCAACCTGGGCAACACGTGCTACATGAACGCCATCCTGCAGTCTCTCTTCAGCCTCCCTTCCTTCTCCAGCGACATGCTGAGGCAGAGCATCCCGTGGAAGAAGCTGCCCATCAATGCGTTGCTGAGGTACTGCGTCAGTCTCTGTAGACACATAAGATGGATCTGTGCTTTCGGATTGTTAAAGGGTCTTCACCACCTTTTTATTAACAATTGGTTAATTTGTTAATGgactgcttttttaaaaattggcCTTTTAAAGTGGTTTAAACCTTTACTGCCTGCAGGCGTTTTGCTCACCTTATGGTCAAGAAGGACGTGGGCTGTCCGGAGACAAAAAAGGACCTGTTGAGGAAAGTGAAGAGTGCCATCTCGTCCACAGCTGAGCGTTTCTCTGGAAACATGCAGAATGTAAGATGTCCCTCGAGAATCAATAGTTCAGAGAAGCTACACAAGTGTGTGCACCAATAGATCAAATGTTGTgccatgttacacacacacacacaccagaaaaaCTGTTCTTTTGTGTATCCCGTATTTGCTTACAGTCAAAATCAAATCTCTAAAAATGAATCCAAAGTATTAACAAATATTAAACACAGAAATGCACAGCATGTAAGTCCACCCTCTTCAAATGAGTATTTAGTAGTGGAACCGTCTAATAGTATGCGGCCAATGTAGATTGGTACATAACCCTCGCCTTGTATTCATGAACCAGGATGCTCACGAGTTCCTCAGTCAGTGTTTGGACCAGTTGAAGGACGACGTGGAGAAAATGAACAAGAGCTGGACAAACGAAGCAGCGGCGCCCTCGACGTCCTCTGCGCTGTGCGAGGACGGCCCTGACGCCACATCGACGTCACCGCCCACCAAAGCGGAGCTCGGTGATGAGGCGGACACCTCCCGACTCTACACCTGCCCCGTGGCGGTCAACATGGAGTTTGAGGTGCAACACACTATCACCTGCAAAGGGTGAGTCTGCCTGGTCGCTTACCATTGTGTCTGTTATGTATTTGGCAATAACTGATGGGGGCTCTGGGGAAAACAAATGTTCATTCATACATTGTCATTCTGCAGATGTGGAGAGGTAGTGACCAAGCGAGAGCAGTTCAACGACTTGTCCATCGACCTACCGCGGCGAAAGAAAACCCTCCCGCTTCGCTCCATTCAGGATTCTCTTGATCTCTTTCTTAGGGTAAGACCGTCTACACTTTACTCATGAATTTGTCTTTTGTGCACTTTCAATGCGTGTTATATCCATTTAGTAACAAGCCTCAACTACATATGTAACCATTAAATGTGTAGTGATGGATGTTTTTCCTCTTGTAGATGGAGGAAATCGAGTACTCGTGTGAGAAGTGCAATGGGAAATCGGCAACTGTCATGCATAAATTCAGCAAACTGCCCAGGTATTTGTACACACAGACTATTGGAAGTTCAATGCACATTATAAAAGTGTCCCTTCATTCTTCAAATGCTTGCGGTTGAGTTACTTACGGTTACTTCCTGTCATCATTGATCAATCACTAGTGGAGTAAAAGAGGCACTCGATAGACTAAGACTAACTGGTCTGTGATGGCTCTGCTCTCCCTGCAGGGTGCTCATCCTCCACCTGAAACGCTACAGCTTTAACGCTCAGCTGTCGATGAACAGCAAGCTGGGCCAGCAGGTGGTGATTCCTCGATACCTGACCCTGCTGTCGCACTGCACTGAATCCACGAGACCCCCTTTAAGTCTCGGCTGGAGTTCCCAAACCTCCATGTAAGAAATCTCCCCACCGTTAAAGAAAATGTCACATTCTGAATCACCACCCTCCCAAGCTTTTGAAacaatttttattgtttttttttttttttttaaggttaagAACGCTGAAAACGTCTCAATTGGTGAACTCCTCCACAGCACCTCTCCGGTAAGTACTGCCAGGTTAATGATGCTAATCctttcatataaaaaaaacaagttcatcTGGCGTCCTTACAAGACTATAATGTACTGTATAATGAACTgccataaaatgtaatattaaataTGCTTATTTCAgcttaataaataaacataactACCAAAGAATTGTTACAGTagtaaaaaacagcaacatgacACATATTTGGCCCACGTGGAAAACATGAGAATGAAAGCAATGGAAAATGGTTAAAATTGCAATGTTGAAGCCAGGGTCTGAGATTGAAGGccatataatatattaatgtcatttaaatatgatttactgtattttggcagTTTATACTGCCCCTGAGGTTGAACTTCcaatgtcaaataaaaagaagCTCACAGCCATCTCAAACACTAACACAACCACACATGAGCGTAGCCAAACTGATCACGTGACCACAGCTTTGGCAAAGCTCTTTAGtgttttggttgtgtgtgtagaAGGATTGGAGGGAAAGTGGCCAGCTGCACCTCTATTCTCTTGGACTCCGACTGTGAAGAAGAGCTTAACAGAAAGGTGAACATGAGCCGCAAGCGACGCCTCAGCAGCTGTCCGCCTGATGACGATGACCGACCCCCGGAGGTAAGCTCTGCTGACCGGCCCGTCAATCACGATGCAGCCTCCTTTTTTTGCGTGTTGCTGTTTTAGACGCGGTCCCGTGTGTCCTCAGAGAGGAGGGGCTTTAGATTCTGCGGACTTCGGTGGCATAAATGATGACGAGATGATGGCAGTCGTGCTGGAGATGAGTCGCCAGGAGGCCGGGCTCTCGGCTGCGCCCGCCCCGGAGGATGAGCCGTCCAGCAGCCCGGACACCGGCTTTGGGGATACAGATGCCCATGACATGGCCTATCATACAGACCTGCTGGAAACAGAGAGCAAACCGCCTTCAGGTAGTCCAACATTCTGGAAAAAGGGGTTTATTTGAGGGGGGGCTGTCcagttttgagtttgagtttaacTGCGGGATTGTGTGTGAATGTAGTTAAATGTATTATTGCACAAGTCTTGCGACTCTTCACTGACATGTGGCTTTTTGCATTGACAACAAAACCTCAACAACCAAAATGTTTGTCTTAGGCCAAGAAGCATGTTCTCATTAAACTCTGGTAAAAAACTCAGAACTCAGCTGAAAACTCAGCTAAGCAGCTAGTTGTTGCGGTAACTGACTCAAGGTGTCAATGTTGTGCAGAAGTGCTGGATTCCCTGGACTTGACCATGGATGAGAACAAGGAGAACCAGACTCCAGAcagtgtgcagcagcagggTGAGCTGGACTGGGTCCAGCAGTACAGTCTGGAtcaggagagagaggaacaggAGCTGCAGCAAGCTTTGGCTCAGAGCCTCCAGGAGCACGTAAGATCACATGACCTGCTCGCTTTTCCTTCAAACCCTATCCTTGTGATGGTACCTGCATCAAATATGCAAACTAGCAGTAGGAGTTAAGGTAACTGCCCAATAAAAACCTGGTTTGCGTCCTAATAAAATGTGCTTATGCCACCCAGGAACAAAATTGGTGTGAAAGGGCAATGTTGAAATGTCTCAGTGTAACACCATGTCTCGCCCTGCACAGGAGGCCCAAGAGCTGAGGGAGGATGACGATCTGAAGAGGGCCACTGAGCTCAGTTTGCAAGGTACGAACCGAGGTGGATCCAACGTTATTGGGTATGCTGGTGTCATGGACATACAGGACCTCAAATCCTATCCTGACAGAAAGGAGCTGAATAACAATTGAAAGTTGAGCTAAATATTGGAAAGGGAAGACCGGCACGGCGGCTTTTCGATAGGCGTCTCCCAACTTCTGAGCTCATAGATATCGATGAAGGGATTTCATCCTCATTTTGTCTGAAGTGATATCTGTGGGACACAGGAATTGAGAGACCTTAAGTTAAAGCTTTCAGTTGTATACGCTGCGCTAGAAGACGTATAGCCATGATCAACACCTCCTTCTCACCTAACAGAGTTTAACAACTCTCTGCCTGAGTTGCTGTGCTCTGATGAGGATTCTGGCAACGAAGACGTGCTGGACATGGAGTACACTGAAGTGGAGGCTGAGGTCCTGAAGAGGAACGCTGAGGTACCAACGGCAGaatcgtctctctgtgtctagtcaaatgagtttgttttcttaaactTTTATATCCTCAATCAACTAAAAAGTGTGCTACAGAGTAACAAATATAATCACTCCATCAAATGAGGAGTAGTCGTATTCATAATGGACACTGAGTGACTTGATTGTGATCCACAGAGCGGAGACGTGGCCAACTCGTTCAGACTCATCAGTGTTGTCAGTCACATTGGGAGCACCTCGTCTTCTGGTGAGCGCCTTTTCTGCTTTTGTCCACAGATGCACAAATACGGACTCTGAATTTGGGTATAGGCgacaccattattattattattttaagattttagtatttattttagGTTTGATTGGTGCTTCCCAACCTCAATTTCCTTTTAATTTAGAAAGCATTGCCTAACAGTTGTTTTACAGCTGGTCCTTTTGAAAAATACTGTATAAAAACCATTAAAGGCACCAAATTGAATGTCAgaacataagaaaagcacatCGCCAGGTTCAGTGGTTGTGTGTTAAGATGGATGAACCACTCATGACCTCACAGGAGGAGTGCTCAACATCGGGCAGTACAAAGCTTTGATGTGATTTGAATGAGTGTAgcactgtgacatcacatgtTATGTATTCTGAagtgatggtcacatggtggcACAACTTCTCCTCCGTGAGTTCAACTGGTGTCCTATTGGTATTGTGTCTACCTTTTTGGCATACCATGGTCCTTCCATTCCTGATGCGAGTGTCCCCCAATACACTTTGATATCCTCCGTAGGCCATTACATCAGTGACGTGTACGACATGAAGAAGCAGTCATGGCTCACCTACAACGACCTGGATGTGTCCCGCACGCAGGAAGCGGCTGTGCAGCGAGACCGTGACCGCAGTGGATACATCTTCTTCTACATGCATAAGTGGGTCTTTCTTTAATGTATGTAGGATGTGTATTTAGTAAATGGAGTCacgtctgcagctcaatgcgcCTTAATGACAAACAACACACGAGGAACGCTGCTACACGCACACTTTAATTCTTTGGTGGGGACcgtccgacggggggggggaaccaccGCTTGTGAGCGCGTGCTCGCTCctgtgtgcgcgtctgtgtgcgcgcacgtgtcTGCCTGCGTCCGTCGGGGCGATGGTGCCGTGAAGGAACgcagggaaacactgacttaaataaatagaaatagaaggtagATAGCTAGCTAGCCGCTGTAGCTACACAAGCGCTAGGCTATTGTCTGCAGCGGTTCTCGGTACCAACCCTAATGTTGTGCCGTGTTTTTTCTTC harbors:
- the usp37 gene encoding ubiquitin carboxyl-terminal hydrolase 37 encodes the protein MSTIVPKLSSGGAVNIRLYSLELGSTRWKEGTFEILEKENKVNLCIRFSCGRASKTFQLNQNLKAVTQNVSRLQLTLKDSSTIAFDKISPTLLQKTKEYLEKLKLGKPILKSSHGCANFSVLGNRSAKNETNSSAERQTTQRRQSAEVREDTPRKPLGSPSRAASTPTRTGLSENRSEKRKRLLNSESDLTEDYPKENDSSSNNKATSDPSRKFLLSCKDKLKQAEENRTPAPLGSSPLQPTSFYGSRSVTKEYSQSHSFLDRPSSTAQSSAAKRSLALPNHSTPFKKVRTSLDYGGWNKQRPSTLAQPQPPLQGFSNLGNTCYMNAILQSLFSLPSFSSDMLRQSIPWKKLPINALLRRFAHLMVKKDVGCPETKKDLLRKVKSAISSTAERFSGNMQNDAHEFLSQCLDQLKDDVEKMNKSWTNEAAAPSTSSALCEDGPDATSTSPPTKAELGDEADTSRLYTCPVAVNMEFEVQHTITCKGCGEVVTKREQFNDLSIDLPRRKKTLPLRSIQDSLDLFLRMEEIEYSCEKCNGKSATVMHKFSKLPRVLILHLKRYSFNAQLSMNSKLGQQVVIPRYLTLLSHCTESTRPPLSLGWSSQTSMLRTLKTSQLVNSSTAPLRRIGGKVASCTSILLDSDCEEELNRKVNMSRKRRLSSCPPDDDDRPPERGGALDSADFGGINDDEMMAVVLEMSRQEAGLSAAPAPEDEPSSSPDTGFGDTDAHDMAYHTDLLETESKPPSEVLDSLDLTMDENKENQTPDSVQQQGELDWVQQYSLDQEREEQELQQALAQSLQEHEAQELREDDDLKRATELSLQEFNNSLPELLCSDEDSGNEDVLDMEYTEVEAEVLKRNAESGDVANSFRLISVVSHIGSTSSSGHYISDVYDMKKQSWLTYNDLDVSRTQEAAVQRDRDRSGYIFFYMHKDVFEQLSEMERPGASAPLEGGRNVLQPL